GCGGCAAGAGAATTGGACCAAGCCATTGAGGCGGTATTAAAAGGGCAGTATTTCGTCACGTCGCTGCTAACGCGAGAGATCGTCACCGGTCTCTCCTCCGAAGAGGGCGGCCTCTTTTCACATCGGCAAGAACTGACACCGCGGCAGCGCGAGGTGCTGCAGCTCATCGCCGAAGGACGGACCATCAAAGAGATTGCGGCGCTCCTGAATATCTCACCCAAGACGGTGGAGTTTCACAAGGCCCAGATCATTTTTCATCTCAACCTGCGCACCACCGCCGAGCTGACCAAGTATGCACTCGCGCACGGACTCACGTCCGCCTGACCCGCGGACGGAGATCCGCAGGCCTCTTGCCGCAGAGTGTTTCAAATTAGCCCCTC
The Nitrospira defluvii DNA segment above includes these coding regions:
- a CDS encoding response regulator — its product is MSTTPPPRVLLADDHTLVLEGFRRIVEQRCEVVGAVEDGRALLEAAVRLRPDLILLDISMPLLNGVDAGRQLKKLVPDAKLIFVTMHADPAYVSEAFKAGASAYLLKRSAARELDQAIEAVLKGQYFVTSLLTREIVTGLSSEEGGLFSHRQELTPRQREVLQLIAEGRTIKEIAALLNISPKTVEFHKAQIIFHLNLRTTAELTKYALAHGLTSA